The proteins below come from a single Nitrospira sp. genomic window:
- a CDS encoding Crp/Fnr family transcriptional regulator yields the protein MACKSLTVGRTFVVQEGYIRIIHTENDACNNSYDLIGSGGMFGDLPFALNKPRQGQQAMANGSTCLLEFSRTALEKEAECNQEFNRTLMRAYGAFLGFGEQRLRWRLTNPLARRAALVLTDLLCFGAQPCPHGRGYLIPIRMTQGEFADLLGVARQTLNSLMKEWQRQGMVSYTRTRFCICNLEELQKIVL from the coding sequence ATGGCATGCAAGAGTCTCACAGTTGGCCGAACATTCGTGGTGCAGGAAGGGTACATTCGTATCATTCACACCGAAAATGACGCCTGCAACAACTCTTATGATTTGATAGGTTCCGGAGGAATGTTTGGAGATCTGCCGTTTGCTCTTAATAAGCCTCGACAGGGACAGCAGGCCATGGCGAACGGATCGACCTGCCTGTTAGAGTTTTCTCGTACTGCGTTAGAGAAAGAGGCGGAATGTAATCAAGAGTTCAATCGAACTCTTATGAGGGCGTATGGGGCTTTCCTAGGCTTTGGAGAGCAGCGTCTCCGGTGGCGGCTCACCAATCCATTGGCACGCCGAGCGGCCCTCGTTCTGACCGATCTTTTGTGTTTCGGAGCCCAACCGTGCCCACACGGGCGAGGTTATTTGATACCAATTCGAATGACACAAGGAGAATTTGCCGATCTCCTCGGTGTTGCACGACAAACACTCAATTCCCTCATGAAAGAGTGGCAGCGACAGGGGATGGTCTCCTATACCAGAACTCGTTTCTGTATTTGCAACCTAGAGGAGCTTCAGAAGATTGTGCTCTAG